One genomic region from Spirochaeta lutea encodes:
- a CDS encoding YqgE/AlgH family protein, protein MAEPLQPGADENSGSQSGIDLTGKLLIAEPELHDPNFLQTVILVIHHDEQGAFGLVLNRPGDAVVRDVLPEYAGLPSGNLGLYVGGPVEQNRVFVIHSGLPDGAVSEHAIHPASGVIFEPDFSIMDRVFRAEDALGLPKDVRFCVGYAGWGAGQLEHELVEAAWTVIPASADLVFEPDASQVWKKALKEKGGAYWVLAEMGFKPSMN, encoded by the coding sequence ATGGCTGAACCCCTTCAACCAGGAGCAGATGAAAACTCGGGATCTCAGAGCGGCATAGATCTTACGGGAAAACTGTTGATAGCCGAGCCGGAACTCCATGATCCAAATTTTTTACAGACCGTCATTCTGGTTATCCACCACGATGAGCAGGGTGCCTTCGGGCTGGTGCTGAACCGGCCGGGGGATGCAGTGGTGCGGGATGTGTTGCCCGAGTATGCCGGACTGCCCTCGGGGAATCTCGGCTTGTACGTGGGCGGACCGGTGGAGCAGAACCGGGTTTTTGTTATTCACTCCGGGCTGCCGGACGGAGCGGTGAGTGAACATGCTATTCATCCCGCTTCGGGGGTTATTTTTGAGCCGGATTTCTCCATTATGGACCGGGTGTTCCGGGCAGAAGATGCCCTGGGACTACCCAAGGATGTACGGTTCTGCGTGGGGTATGCGGGATGGGGAGCCGGACAACTCGAGCATGAGCTGGTTGAGGCTGCCTGGACGGTGATTCCTGCCTCGGCGGATCTGGTTTTTGAACCCGATGCCTCCCAGGTCTGGAAGAAGGCCCTAAAGGAGAAGGGCGGTGCCTACTGGGTGCTGGCGGAGATGGGCTTCAAGCCGTCCATGAATTGA
- the acnA gene encoding aconitate hydratase AcnA: MQRSAYEDFFGVRSSLKAGGKEYQYFSIAELGKKLGKDITRLPYSIRVLLESVLRNVNEQEVTKDHVESFLTYNPADPADIEIPYTPARVLLQDFTGVPCVVDLAAMRSAMERMGGDPEKINPKLPVNLVIDHSVNTDFFGTSEAFKQNMDLEFHRNKERYEFLRWGQAALENFHVVPPASGICHQVNLEYLGKVVQTVTTPEGDVAYFDTLVGTDSHTTMINGLGILGWGVGGIEAEAAMLGQPIYMLAPPVVGVRLRGSLRAGITATDLVLRVTQMLREHGVVGKIVEFFGPGMGALTVPDRATLANMAPEYGATAGFFPPDKKTLEYMYATGRDEDLLELVETYTRAQGIFGDESNPEPEYQAVLDLDLATVEASIAGPKRPQDRISLQDVPKTLKTIYKAPIKERGYALQDGDLQKSALIKDPSGKEYELHQGDVVIASITSCTNTSNPSVLIGAGLVAKKAAERGLRVKPYVKTSFAPGSVVVTEYLEKAGLMPYLNQLGFNLVGYGCMTCIGNSGPLPEHIAQAVEKEDLVVGAVLSGNRNFEGRVNPHTKINFLASPPLCVAYAIAGTMHINLHEDAIGTDTDGKPVYMRDIWPSEEELARYVSKALDREAFKKSYGGIEKSNPRWNDIPLQATKVYPWNEESTYIQEPPFFVGMGLETQAISPIGNARVLVKVGDSITTDHISPAGSIAYDSPAGTYLAEKGVSRPDFNSYGSRRGNDRIMTRGTFANIRLRNQMAPGTEGSWTRHQPSGDQISIYEASQRYKTQQVPTIVLAGKDYGMGSSRDWAAKGVQLLGVQAVIAESFERIHRSNLVGMGVLPLQFKPGESAESLGLKGDEEYTITVDDGVQPKQEIRVSVRRPDGSTLEFGVICRIDSSVEVDYYRNGGILHTVLRRMVAESRA, encoded by the coding sequence ATGCAGAGATCTGCCTATGAGGATTTTTTCGGTGTCCGGTCGAGTCTGAAAGCCGGTGGGAAGGAATACCAGTATTTTAGTATTGCCGAGCTGGGGAAGAAGCTGGGTAAGGACATAACCCGGTTACCCTATAGCATCCGGGTTCTCCTGGAATCGGTACTGCGAAATGTAAACGAACAAGAGGTCACCAAGGACCACGTTGAATCCTTCTTAACCTATAATCCTGCAGACCCTGCGGACATTGAAATCCCCTATACCCCCGCACGGGTACTACTTCAAGATTTTACGGGTGTTCCCTGTGTAGTGGATCTTGCAGCCATGCGGAGTGCTATGGAGCGGATGGGGGGTGATCCCGAAAAGATTAATCCCAAGCTGCCGGTGAACCTGGTGATCGATCATTCGGTTAATACCGACTTTTTCGGTACCTCCGAGGCGTTTAAACAGAATATGGACCTGGAGTTCCATCGGAATAAGGAACGGTATGAGTTTCTCCGGTGGGGTCAGGCTGCGTTGGAGAATTTTCACGTTGTCCCCCCTGCCAGCGGTATCTGCCACCAGGTGAATCTGGAGTATCTGGGTAAGGTGGTTCAGACTGTTACCACTCCCGAGGGAGATGTGGCGTACTTCGATACCCTGGTGGGTACCGACAGCCACACCACCATGATCAACGGTCTTGGGATCCTGGGCTGGGGTGTGGGAGGAATTGAGGCTGAGGCGGCGATGCTCGGTCAGCCGATCTACATGCTGGCTCCCCCGGTAGTGGGTGTTCGGCTGCGGGGCAGTCTGCGGGCGGGGATTACCGCCACGGACCTGGTGCTGAGGGTTACCCAGATGCTCCGCGAACACGGTGTGGTCGGAAAGATCGTTGAGTTCTTCGGTCCGGGGATGGGGGCCCTGACGGTGCCCGACCGTGCTACCCTGGCGAATATGGCTCCTGAATACGGTGCGACCGCCGGGTTCTTCCCTCCGGACAAAAAGACCTTGGAGTATATGTACGCCACCGGGCGGGATGAAGATTTGCTCGAGTTGGTGGAAACCTACACCCGGGCCCAGGGGATCTTTGGGGACGAGTCGAATCCCGAGCCGGAATACCAGGCTGTGTTGGATCTTGATCTGGCTACCGTAGAGGCAAGTATTGCCGGACCCAAACGGCCCCAGGACCGGATAAGCTTACAGGATGTGCCTAAAACCCTGAAAACGATCTACAAGGCGCCCATTAAGGAGCGGGGATACGCCCTCCAGGATGGGGATCTCCAGAAGTCTGCCCTGATCAAGGATCCCTCGGGGAAGGAATACGAGCTGCATCAGGGGGATGTGGTTATCGCCTCCATCACCAGCTGTACGAACACCTCTAATCCCTCGGTGCTCATCGGCGCGGGACTGGTCGCCAAAAAGGCGGCTGAACGCGGCTTGCGGGTTAAGCCCTACGTAAAGACCAGCTTTGCTCCGGGCTCTGTGGTTGTAACGGAGTACCTTGAGAAGGCGGGGCTCATGCCCTACCTGAACCAGTTGGGGTTCAATTTGGTCGGGTACGGCTGCATGACCTGTATCGGGAACTCTGGTCCCCTGCCGGAGCATATTGCTCAGGCAGTGGAGAAGGAGGATCTGGTAGTCGGTGCGGTGTTGTCAGGGAACCGGAACTTTGAGGGACGTGTGAATCCCCATACCAAGATTAACTTCCTGGCAAGTCCGCCCCTCTGCGTTGCCTACGCTATTGCGGGAACCATGCACATAAACCTGCATGAGGACGCCATTGGAACCGATACGGACGGTAAGCCGGTCTATATGCGGGATATCTGGCCCAGCGAAGAGGAACTCGCCCGGTATGTCAGCAAGGCCCTGGACCGGGAGGCGTTTAAAAAGAGTTACGGGGGCATTGAGAAGTCAAATCCCCGGTGGAATGATATTCCCCTCCAAGCCACCAAGGTCTATCCCTGGAATGAGGAATCCACCTACATCCAGGAGCCGCCCTTCTTTGTCGGTATGGGACTGGAGACCCAGGCAATTTCCCCCATCGGGAACGCCCGGGTGCTGGTAAAGGTAGGCGATTCTATCACCACCGACCACATCAGCCCGGCAGGTTCCATTGCCTATGACAGCCCTGCTGGGACCTACCTGGCTGAAAAAGGGGTTTCACGGCCTGATTTTAATTCCTACGGGAGTCGTAGGGGTAACGACCGGATCATGACCCGGGGAACCTTTGCGAACATCCGGCTGCGCAATCAGATGGCGCCGGGAACCGAGGGAAGCTGGACCCGCCACCAGCCCTCGGGGGATCAGATCAGCATCTATGAAGCAAGCCAGCGGTATAAAACCCAGCAGGTACCGACCATCGTATTAGCCGGTAAGGATTACGGGATGGGCTCGAGCCGGGACTGGGCAGCCAAGGGGGTTCAGCTTCTTGGGGTCCAGGCGGTAATCGCTGAGAGTTTCGAGCGGATTCACCGGAGCAATCTGGTAGGAATGGGGGTTCTGCCCCTCCAGTTTAAGCCGGGAGAGAGTGCCGAATCTCTGGGATTGAAGGGTGATGAGGAGTACACCATAACCGTTGATGATGGGGTTCAACCCAAGCAGGAGATTCGGGTTTCGGTCCGGCGTCCCGATGGTTCCACTCTGGAGTTTGGGGTGATTTGCCGCATCGATAGCTCGGTTGAGGTGGATTACTACCGTAACGGGGGAATCCTTCATACCGTTCTGCGGCGAATGGTAGCTGAGTCCAGGGCATAA